The genomic DNA CAAGTTGGATTGTTTACTTGTTTTCATCGGTGTCGCCGTGGCAGAATATCACGGGCAAAATGTTCGGCTAGAATTGTTGGCTCTCTTTCACCGGTCCGAGGCGAGCCGGCGACAGGAGCTCGAGGAAAACACTTTCTCAATGAACCTTTGCCTATCACCAGGACTAGATCCAGGGTTGTCTTACCTTGGGCTCTCTGACGGCAAAGACGCGGGATCCACAATAGTAAGGGGCTCAGGGGGTCACAATACTACGATGGCCACCACCGAACAGCCAACTTTTTTCATGAAATCAAACATCTGCTGCTCCCACGTTGTAATTACGCTTTCCCACGTGCCGAAGCTTCTTTTCTGCCGTGTGCTTGCCGTGATGGTTGTTTGTCTCCCGGGGGACAATGTTAAGAGCACAATACTAAGACCCGCCGCCTGATTGACTCTCCTCTAATGATTCTCGAGTTGTTTGTCTAGAGTCAATGAAACTCAGGGGAGACCATCTTCAAGGATCAAAGAAACCAACTTGGTCTAGCTTGTGATCCTGTCTCTTGTGGCGGGTGGCcatggaggaagatggccgGTCAACACCACAACTCACCGGTTTGTATGGCATTCAGCAGCCTcaaaaaaagtataaaacATGTCctaccctccccccaagcccatcttttttttcttcatccGCATTCACTTCTGAACATCTTCAGTAAAACAAAAAACCAACAATCAAAATGCCTTCCACCACCGCTCAGACCAAGGTTCCCCAGACCTCCACCAACTTCAACAGCTACTGCGTTGTCATGTAAATTGACCAACATGGTATGCTAAAGGCGCGCTCCAACACTAAAGGCAGgcaagagagagggagacttgtttctctctctcccatgAACCTCCGTCTTCACTCTTTTCGGCTGTTTTTCGACTTTTTCATCTGCCCCAAAAGACAACAAGTCTTCCTCCTGTGAACGTACGGGAATGGACTTGGATGGATTCGAGCTACTTTCGACAAGGATGAAGTCTCACAGGTTTTCCTCTCTCTTGTCCCCCGAAATCAACGCTACTCTCCTCTCTCAATAACTGGATTCGTTGCTCTTTTGGGTACCACCTCAGTGTCGCTGCCTGGAAGGAACGACAACATCAATCGGCTCTCAATTTTACCCCCAAAACCGATTTTTAAAACAATCACAAAAACTTCAACTTTCTGGATCCACCTTTTTGAACATAAACacagaaaaagaacaaaTCGGGCTCACTTTTCATGGCCTGCTTCTTCACACCAAACTCCTTGCTTTCTCAGACAATCAATTCTGTTCGCTTTTTGGACGACTTGTTCCGACTCGAAAAAACGACAAAAATCACCACTTGGCTTTTTTTGCCCTTTCTTTGGGGAGGACAGTTTCATGGGCAAGAGaattttgggaggggaaCCAAGGGGGAAGATTCAGACGTGGATTGGAACCTTattgcttctttttcttttttaacTTATaacttcttcttgctgtaCCCACTGCAGGACTAGATAGATTCAATCGAGGCTGGTTGATTAAAATTCCTTGATCATGATGGTGGCTGTGACTATGATATGAGGACCTAAAACCATAATCTGACTGATAGGAAAAAACATCCATTGTGTCTCTCCTCGAGATTGTGAATCACTGCATTGAAGGTTGACTTGCACTGACATAACCCttcctccatcaaccccaccgTTCGGTTCAACAACCGAGACGGCCCCATAACCCCATTGCCCCACCTCGACTCGCCAAGCCGCTAGTCTTATCTTATCTCAATGGTGGGGATAATTTTTGCAATTGCCCAATCTTGCCTGGGCATCCCGAGTGAAGCTCTCTGCGACCGCAAACACAACACTATCACGGTTCTCacaccccccatcaccctcgagAACAGCCGCCGCCACAATGCCGCACAAACACACCCGTCGCGAGAAGGACGAAAACACGTTAGTTAAATTCTCAATCTTCCCCATTCTTGATGCAAACTAACACCCTCACCAGCTTcgacctccccccaacccaaatAGCCAAaccactcccacccaccaccatttccaaaaagaaagaaaacgagaaaaacaacaagaaaagaaaaccccagcagccaaaGAAGGGCGATGATCCAAATCAGCAAAATGAcgcccccaaacccaaaaagagaaaacgCGGTGACAAGAATGACGATGCGCCTCGTGCTTTCaagaggttgatggcgaTCAATGAGGGGAGGTTACCGCGCTCGGGGTTGGATAATGGTGATgcgccaaagaagaagaagaagggaggggaCATCAGGAAGCCAGTGGAAAAGGCGAAGGAGACGACcgcagaggagaagagggaagagCTCAAGATAATGCCGGGAGAGTCCATGGCTGAGTTCAACCAGCGTGTTGATGCTGCGCTGCCGATTAGTGGCTTGGTTACCAAGACTAAGCTCAAGGACGGGAAGGATCCGTTGGGGCTCAAGGTGAAGAGGacgttgaaggagaagaagatgcaTAATATGTATGCCGAGTGGAGGATGATTGATGcgaagatcaaggagaagagggaggaggaacttgaggagctggaggagaaggagatggagaatgAGGCTATGGGGGTTTCTtggaagctggagcaggaagctgggaagaagaaggggaagaagaagacaaagtATATTGGGGAGGATAATGGGCCCGAGGGGGATCCGTGGGcggagatcaagaagaagaggaatgAGGGGAAGGTTGGGTTGAATGAGGTTGCGCAGGCGCCGCCCGAGTTGacgaagccgaggatgaaTAGCTTGGTGAGGGGGGCGAAGGTGCAGGTTGCGGATATTCCAAAGGCGGCGGGGAGTTtgaggcagagggaggagttgcAGGGGATTAGGGAGAATGTGGTGGAGCAGTATCGCAagctgatggaggggaggagggcggcgttggctacggaggggaaggagagggatgatTAGGGTAGATGGGTGAATAATATGTGTGAAGTGTATGGCTGGTTCTTGTGGTGGTAGCATGTGGTGATTTCGGCTTTGAGTGTAGATATTCAAAGCTGGCCAAGTACACCATGCCAGGCCTACAGTTTCAGCCAAAATATGATCTTGTGGATACCAATGACCACCAACTCAAGCCACCAAGTGCTCGAGTCAATATACTTTCCTTCATTCATGGAGCTCAACGGTGGGGCACGAGATCCAAAGAGCTCCCCAAGTGTTAATGAAACGAGGGCCAAAGCTTCCTTGCAATGCCGTCCCCCACCTTGCCTCGGAGCATGCTTGAACTGCCCCTCTATTctgcagcaaaaaaaaataaaaaatcgcacccaccctcccatcatcGGTCATCTTCATTCCTCTGCAAACCACCAATTCTCGAGACGTCAAAATTCAAATCACGCTGCGACACAACATCAATTCGATTTTCACCACTCGAGAATGGTGCAGCGCACCTCGTCACAATGAGCCCAGTCGGTTTCGAGGTCTTTATTGAAGGCCTCATATCGCAGATCGCCTATTGCGGCTCAGAAGGTACGTGAACATCTCTCCTGAACCACccttccatcatcacctcctgGATAACAGCACCACGTTCGAGACTCGCGTCGTCGCCAATTTTTGAGAGTCGCCTCGGTCATTGATACAGATGGAACTCATCAATAGGACCCTTTTGGACCAGTTTGCCTATATTTCGCGCGGCCTGACCTACCGTTCAAGGTTTTGCTGGAGACTTACAAGGCTAACAATTGCCGCAGGCATCACTCTCACACAGCTCTTTGAGTTCATTCGTGAATATCACGGCACCCTCGCTCGCGAGAGTGGCAAAACCCACCCAGAAGTACCCATCAAGTcagaggttgatgatggcgaagACATTGAGAGCACGCTCACCGATGCCGAGCTGGCCTCGGCGCGGTTGGCTTGGGACTGGCTCCGGTCCAGACCGCAGATTTTGATTAACGGCCATCCTAAGAGGTATTGGAATTTCCTCGAGTTCGACCAAGTCTTGGCTCTACCCAAAGCGGCGCCCACCGGTGGTCCGTCCGAGTCATCGGCAATTGACCCTCAGTTAGAAGCTCCCGCCGCCAAATCCACAACTACGAAAggcaagggaaagggaaagggcaatggcaaaggcaaaggcaatGCCCAGGtcgagaagcccaagaagagCCTTGCTGTCCGACCTCGGATTGTGCCGTCAAAAGAAGTTGTTTGGCAGACCTTGACCCATCACGGTATCGACTACAAGAAGGTTCCACCTCTGGAGTGGGCTTGTTTACAGGGCATTGCCACAGCAAAGCACCATGGCATTCTTCAGAGCAACCTCCGAAAGCTTGTCGATCAAGATAAACGGTCTCTACCCAAGAGAACAGATTCACTCTTTAGGAAAGGTTACATTGTCAAACGAACCGTCGTAGTTCaaaagatgaagacgagTATGCTCTGGCTGGCTGACTTTGCCCCGAAGACAGTGGATAACGACACGTTTGGTTTGGACTTGAACCCCCAGGCTCTCGAGAAGTTGGCGAAGGACACCAAAACTGTCTCCTGGCATTCGAAATGGACGGGAACAAACATTGACGTGGCGGCCCTCGGCAAAACTATTGTTGGTGTCGTCAAGGCCTTTGGCGTCATGCGTTATGCCGATCTGAGAACCAAGCTTGGAGTGTCTGGCAAGCCATGGCAGATGAAGACTGTTGCAAAGAGTTGTCAGCGGTTTGCCGATTTAGGAGTCATCAAGTATACAGCTGCTTGCTTTCCCACGACGCGCAAAGTCTTCAAAGACTGTCTCAAGTTCGTTCGCGATCCCACCGACGAGGAGTGGCAGAGGTTCCTGGCCACTGGCAAGAAGACGTCCCAGTATTCGGATCCTAGCAGACACCGTGAGCCGAAGCCAAATGCGCTCGCGCTTTACGAAAATTCTGGAGCGCGGATTCAAAACCATTGGACTCCAGAGAAGCCTCTGGCTCAGACAGTCTTCGAGGTGATCAAGAGCGCAGGCCCAAGAGGAGCCTCAAATCCCCAGGTTAGCGTTGCCACTGTCGGCTACCAACATCGGCGGTACCTGTCAAGCTACTTGACAAAAGTTGCCGAAACGCGGCAGCCCGCCCACTTGACCCAGTTTCAGGTCAACAGCGAGATGATTCGGATCGGCAAAACCTCTGCCTACATGTACAGGGCTACTGGCGGGCAGTCTACCGGTGGGCAACCACTCTTGACGCAGACAGCAGCGGCGAACAATCCTGGCTCTGCTTATGGCTTTGGAGAGGTTCGACCCAAGATGTTTGCCCCCGACGAAAAGAATTCACTCAGCGCCCTGTCTCTGATGGCACAACCCCCGCGCCAGGCGAACCGGAAGCAAAGCCACGTTGCTGCACAGTTGAGAAGACAGGAGCAGGCCCTAGAGGAAGCCAGAATTGCGTCGATGCAGTCTATTGCTGAAGAAACCCCGGCGGCTGATACTGATACGGCTGATGCGGCGCCAAAGGAGGCTGCTATTGAGGTCGTTGAGGAAGCTGAGGttgcagctcctcctcgcccatcACTGAAGCGGGGAGCAGACGAGATATCTGGAGATGATCGCCCACCGGAGCTGTCCCCAGGTACCGTCTACAAGGTCCGTATCGGTGAACCACACTCGCTCAACCCGCAGCGGAGGAAGCGTGGTGCTCAGAGCGATTCGCTTGTCATTGTATTCAAGAGGCAAGGCGATGCTCCTTTCGTACCAGCTTCAACCCCACAGAGATGGAGCGAACTTGGAAATGATGGCGCCGCAGACAACATGACGGTTGAATTAGGGGAGCCGTCACCTTCGACACCTGCTCCGGAAGCTACagtggaagaggttgagagggCCACTCCTACTCGCGGCAGAGGGcgtggtcgtggtcgtggAGGTGGCCGAGGTCGTGGCCGGAAGGGGCAAACCACTGCTGCCAATGGACAGAAGCAGTTCGTCTGCGAAAAGTGCGGAAGTTCGTGGAAGAATTCGAACGGGTTACAGTATCACCTGACGGCCGGGCAGAATGCCTGCAATACGAATTTCGATCCTTCACACAACTTTAACAAGCGCCGACCCATGGAACCTGTCTCGACACCCCCAGTTGAGAACTCCAGTACACCAACCACTCGAGGTGTCCGTAAGACTGGGGCCACGGCTACCAAGCTCCGAAGAGGAGCTCTTCGGCCATCTATGAGAAAGCGGCCTGCAGACGAAGCCAGGGAAAGCGAGATGGAGTTTagaggtgttgaggttgctgCCATTCCGGCGACTGCTCAGGTTGGGACGGTTATTCCAGACCCAGACCCGCCGGTTCAGCCTTTTCAAATTCAGAGCGGGTTGCTAACCCAGCGGAACTTTGTCCAGCAGTCCAGAATGCCACTGGGTAACAAAGCTGCGCCTGCCGCACCTTTCACTTTTCAGGGCCAAGTCAGCGCCCGCCCTCAACCTATGGACTTGGACACCCGGCCGATCTCAGCTACTAAGCCCGCGACCCAGGCTTTACCAAGTATGCAGCTGACAGGCCAGGCTCCGGCCCAGCATGTCTTCAATGGCACAGCTGATGTTGAAATGCCTGACAAGCAGCATGATGTTGCGGTTCCGGACGAGCAACAGGACGTTGAGATGTCTGAACAGCCAGACGACCAGCCAGTCGGTGTTTCACAGTATCCAGAGGTGCCTGATCCGAATGCTCATCAGGCGTTCAACCCGGAGAATCGCCTGCTCACACTGGAGAAGACAGAAGCACATCCAGCCAGCACTGCGCCAGCGCCATCCCAAGACTCTCAGGGCATCAAGCCCTTCGTGCCGAATTACTCGTCCTATGAACAACTCGCAACGAACGCGAAGGTGCGGACTGCCATGGTTTTTGATATCGTGCAGTATCTTTTGGACAATAACAATGGCGTGTTTCCTGGTGAGAAAGCTGTTTTT from Podospora pseudoanserina strain CBS 124.78 chromosome 2, whole genome shotgun sequence includes the following:
- a CDS encoding hypothetical protein (EggNog:ENOG503NZ0P; COG:S) produces the protein MPSPTLPRSMLELPLYSAAKKNKKSHPPSHHRSSSFLCKPPILETSKFKSRCDTTSIRFSPLENGAAHLVTMSPVGFEVFIEGLISQIAYCGSEGITLTQLFEFIREYHGTLARESGKTHPEVPIKSEVDDGEDIESTLTDAELASARLAWDWLRSRPQILINGHPKRYWNFLEFDQVLALPKAAPTGGPSESSAIDPQLEAPAAKSTTTKGKGKGKGNGKGKGNAQVEKPKKSLAVRPRIVPSKEVVWQTLTHHGIDYKKVPPLEWACLQGIATAKHHGILQSNLRKLVDQDKRSLPKRTDSLFRKGYIVKRTVVVQKMKTSMLWLADFAPKTVDNDTFGLDLNPQALEKLAKDTKTVSWHSKWTGTNIDVAALGKTIVGVVKAFGVMRYADLRTKLGVSGKPWQMKTVAKSCQRFADLGVIKYTAACFPTTRKVFKDCLKFVRDPTDEEWQRFLATGKKTSQYSDPSRHREPKPNALALYENSGARIQNHWTPEKPLAQTVFEVIKSAGPRGASNPQVSVATVGYQHRRYLSSYLTKVAETRQPAHLTQFQVNSEMIRIGKTSAYMYRATGGQSTGGQPLLTQTAAANNPGSAYGFGEVRPKMFAPDEKNSLSALSLMAQPPRQANRKQSHVAAQLRRQEQALEEARIASMQSIAEETPAADTDTADAAPKEAAIEVVEEAEVAAPPRPSLKRGADEISGDDRPPELSPGTVYKVRIGEPHSLNPQRRKRGAQSDSLVIVFKRQGDAPFVPASTPQRWSELGNDGAADNMTVELGEPSPSTPAPEATVEEVERATPTRGRGRGRGRGGGRGRGRKGQTTAANGQKQFVCEKCGSSWKNSNGLQYHLTAGQNACNTNFDPSHNFNKRRPMEPVSTPPVENSSTPTTRGVRKTGATATKLRRGALRPSMRKRPADEARESEMEFRGVEVAAIPATAQVGTVIPDPDPPVQPFQIQSGLLTQRNFVQQSRMPLGNKAAPAAPFTFQGQVSARPQPMDLDTRPISATKPATQALPSMQLTGQAPAQHVFNGTADVEMPDKQHDVAVPDEQQDVEMSEQPDDQPVGVSQYPEVPDPNAHQAFNPENRLLTLEKTEAHPASTAPAPSQDSQGIKPFVPNYSSYEQLATNAKVRTAMVFDIVQYLLDNNNGVFPGEKAVFYAALRVYLATFPGTTPPSLKNCQTAINSLQARKLIDMHTYLLRNMQGRMETYSVLVRHGMDPSAEAVKFTARMIKEAFPGLYIPPAFSPTPEEMADLQETDPKYPKGERDARPNANGQKFRARRRQITEVEVFNAPYYNQNIAGQPVKDTLRPNHLRSHGNVGQKRQAPEDGAGAGTQSSSPKRHKSNGGHATHPENQSDSLVDPELFKTSPPQQHYPLGNINHIDSIHRPSIVEAVKHFRLLPTRGGSKMHHNARPSKSPTKIPESLGRIRNPGLNSMPTWFFKKGSYFYNLNANPNPELVSPTVKFLEPNESLEVDDGEFESDEEGTSWTPELESNDGESTGTDCDEITVVLNEEVEKPKEFTFAESTTLTQFADGVWPEHSQKHFKRLDTSVTVDGYMPTRKWQLEQNIPRSIETMAKKSDLDAHTDWTDKKYALFCTLIDKVSDWELSKNGSTLLESGSVAPDFIILNITPKHGMSHMPVKARFNDQKQFTMDTLDYQELESDDDHQELLPGAFAHRKKRLGRPPGSKSQTTRTRSGKIKLKEIKTKREHTGFPQCPEDFLRQPGDRAEGLDWSSENVRLATYVAIGTLLGGTSRSVDWGLIMRIYPEQTLSQLRHYWGMLRKDRASSIVILTAKFHKKFLKAYEEEELPPLDFDDVLAYDWLKLIKWTTRLDWEEKTALPATSQALEENFTLTPVRHEDREWREAYYHPQRSVFNRFQDATSEPLAVSLDSQPKPKLSQDMMVAMAWIRSLCVTPVQEKLDEKLVHKRNGLYPHMRAVEITELVERAIEQLQRMHVISKSSRDCSNGRQWRFNTRVFEQLVKAASQEKFEQAYRYKKKLDEAFRTKGKSSVRFKADDKGMTMVLVNMQAMGRVRTVILDQKNVPMGHEPGNYETRKYPKEYMHFKMDIIPTDKYVYDDDAELVELREKILAAKPPAAGPGGAVPVWMTCHGDLNVDMWIQYLSVVVITLASRGSMRPDELVKTVKPVIMEFEAELIMDWLEGVGVLKEQIAGMARGLGEWWWTVVEVSKEGLTAPAEKDKGKGKEVEQSAAGNKPRKSLPSGRPTVTA
- a CDS encoding hypothetical protein (EggNog:ENOG503P1WZ), translated to MPHKHTRREKDENTFDLPPTQIAKPLPPTTISKKKENEKNNKKRKPQQPKKGDDPNQQNDAPKPKKRKRGDKNDDAPRAFKRLMAINEGRLPRSGLDNGDAPKKKKKGGDIRKPVEKAKETTAEEKREELKIMPGESMAEFNQRVDAALPISGLVTKTKLKDGKDPLGLKVKRTLKEKKMHNMYAEWRMIDAKIKEKREEELEELEEKEMENEAMGVSWKLEQEAGKKKGKKKTKYIGEDNGPEGDPWAEIKKKRNEGKVGLNEVAQAPPELTKPRMNSLVRGAKVQVADIPKAAGSLRQREELQGIRENVVEQYRKLMEGRRAALATEGKERDD